In Aquipuribacter nitratireducens, the following proteins share a genomic window:
- a CDS encoding response regulator: MTDTRLRVLVVDDHPVYRDGLAALLATVEEVVVVGTAADGAAALDRARELAPDVVVMDVQMPVLDGVEATRRLTAESPSTGVVVLTMSEDDDTVFAALRAGARGYLLKGADADEVVQALRTVAAGGAVFGASLAVRIAEYFAGRAAPAPDAGTGDPFPHLTAREREVLDLVAAGRSNPQIAELLFLSPKTVRNCVSNVFAKLHVADRAEAIVRARDAGLGRG, encoded by the coding sequence GTGACCGACACGCGGCTGCGGGTCCTCGTCGTCGACGACCACCCCGTCTACCGGGACGGCCTGGCCGCCCTCCTCGCGACCGTCGAGGAGGTGGTCGTCGTCGGGACGGCCGCGGACGGCGCCGCAGCCCTCGACCGGGCCCGGGAGCTCGCACCCGACGTCGTCGTCATGGACGTCCAGATGCCCGTCCTCGACGGCGTGGAGGCGACCCGGCGGCTGACGGCGGAGTCGCCGTCGACCGGGGTGGTCGTCCTCACGATGTCCGAGGACGACGACACCGTCTTCGCGGCCCTGCGGGCCGGGGCCCGCGGCTACCTGCTCAAGGGCGCCGACGCCGACGAGGTCGTGCAGGCCCTGCGCACCGTCGCGGCGGGCGGGGCGGTGTTCGGCGCGTCGCTCGCGGTGCGGATCGCGGAGTACTTCGCCGGGCGCGCCGCCCCGGCGCCGGACGCCGGGACCGGCGACCCGTTCCCGCACCTCACGGCGCGGGAGCGGGAGGTGCTCGACCTCGTCGCCGCCGGCCGCTCGAACCCCCAGATCGCCGAGCTGCTGTTCCTCAGCCCGAAGACCGTGCGCAACTGCGTGTCGAACGTCTTCGCCAAGCTCCACGTCGCCGACCGGGCCGAGGCCATCGTGCGGGCGCGGGACGCGGGCCTCGGCCGGGGGTAG
- a CDS encoding glycosyltransferase family 9 protein, translated as MSAPRTLVVRLDSDGDVLLAGPAVRAVAAGSARTSLLVSPQGEQAARLLPGVDDVLVWSCPWSGFAPPPVDATSVADVVERVRTLRVDVAVVLTSFHQSALPTALLLRLAGVPWVVGHSTDYPGSLLDVRHPPGGPHEVERGLSLAAAAGLPLPADDDRRLRVRGVPERHGDVGVPDGYVVLHPCASVPARSPSPGVAGRVAAALVAAGRDVVVTGGPADTATGAVVTAAARAAGHAPAVDGSGGRCVDLTGRTRFDELAVVLRDAACVVAPNTGPAHLAAAVGTPVVSLFAPVVDPAAWHPWGVPVRLLGDVTAPCAASRARTCPVPGHPCLDGLDPADVVRAVDALAPLGDRDVLLEDVVPA; from the coding sequence GTGAGCGCGCCCCGCACGCTCGTCGTGCGCCTCGACAGCGACGGTGACGTGCTGCTCGCCGGTCCTGCCGTGCGCGCCGTCGCCGCCGGCAGCGCCCGGACGTCGCTGCTCGTGTCCCCGCAGGGCGAGCAGGCGGCCCGCCTCCTGCCGGGCGTCGACGACGTCCTCGTCTGGTCGTGCCCGTGGAGCGGGTTCGCCCCGCCGCCGGTCGACGCGACCTCGGTCGCCGACGTCGTCGAGCGCGTCCGGACGCTCCGCGTCGACGTCGCCGTCGTCCTCACGTCGTTCCACCAGAGCGCGCTGCCGACCGCGCTGCTGCTCCGGCTCGCCGGGGTGCCGTGGGTCGTGGGGCACAGCACCGACTACCCCGGCTCCCTCCTCGACGTCCGCCACCCACCCGGCGGCCCGCACGAGGTCGAGCGGGGGCTGTCCCTCGCCGCGGCCGCGGGCCTCCCCCTCCCGGCCGACGACGACCGCCGCCTCCGGGTCCGGGGCGTGCCCGAGCGCCACGGCGATGTCGGGGTCCCCGACGGCTACGTCGTCCTCCACCCGTGCGCGTCGGTCCCGGCCCGCTCGCCGTCGCCCGGGGTCGCGGGCCGCGTCGCCGCGGCGCTCGTCGCCGCGGGACGGGACGTCGTCGTCACCGGCGGGCCCGCCGACACCGCGACCGGCGCCGTCGTCACCGCCGCCGCCCGTGCGGCCGGGCACGCGCCGGCGGTCGACGGGTCAGGCGGCCGCTGCGTCGACCTGACGGGTCGGACGCGCTTCGACGAGCTGGCGGTCGTCCTCCGGGACGCGGCGTGCGTCGTCGCGCCCAACACCGGCCCGGCCCACCTCGCCGCAGCCGTCGGCACACCCGTCGTGTCCCTGTTCGCACCCGTCGTCGACCCCGCCGCCTGGCACCCGTGGGGGGTGCCGGTCCGCCTCCTCGGCGACGTCACGGCGCCGTGCGCGGCGTCCCGCGCGCGCACCTGCCCCGTACCGGGGCACCCGTGCCTCGACGGGCTCGACCCGGCCGACGTCGTGCGCGCCGTCGACGCGCTCGCCCCCCTCGGCGACCGCGACGTCCTCCTGGAGGACGTGGTGCCGGCGTGA
- a CDS encoding glycosyltransferase — protein sequence MKVLLWHVHGSWTTSFVHGRHDYLVPVVPDRGPDGRGRAQTWDWPSSTVEVTPQQLAAAARAGGGHPHRPDVVVLQRPHDAALLEAWTGLRAGVDVPAVHVEHNTPRGDVDDWRHPLADQDRVRVVHVTHFNAAVWDTGRAPTDVVEHAVPDPGPLWHGSEPRLSAVVNEPVRRTRVAGTDLLARVAVSVPVDVYGMGVEALPDAFPALSTGLHEDLPQAAMHARVAAHRAYLHAYRWTSLGLALVEAMTLGSPVLVLATTAAGESVPPEAGLVTSDVDALARAARVLAHDHEEAAWRGKAARAHALDRFGMERFHREWDRVLEGAA from the coding sequence GTGAAGGTCCTCCTGTGGCACGTCCACGGCTCGTGGACGACGTCGTTCGTCCACGGCCGGCACGACTACCTCGTCCCCGTGGTCCCCGACCGCGGTCCCGACGGGCGCGGCCGCGCGCAGACGTGGGACTGGCCGTCGAGCACCGTCGAGGTGACCCCGCAGCAGCTCGCAGCGGCTGCGCGAGCGGGCGGCGGGCACCCCCACCGCCCCGACGTCGTCGTCCTCCAGCGCCCGCACGACGCCGCGCTCCTCGAGGCGTGGACCGGGCTCCGGGCGGGGGTCGACGTGCCCGCCGTCCACGTCGAGCACAACACGCCCCGAGGTGACGTCGACGACTGGCGGCACCCGCTGGCCGACCAGGACCGGGTGCGGGTCGTCCACGTCACCCACTTCAACGCCGCGGTGTGGGACACCGGGCGCGCGCCGACCGACGTCGTCGAGCACGCGGTCCCCGATCCCGGTCCGCTGTGGCACGGCAGCGAGCCCCGCCTGTCCGCCGTGGTCAACGAGCCCGTCCGCCGCACGCGCGTCGCGGGGACGGACCTGCTCGCCAGGGTCGCGGTCAGCGTCCCGGTCGACGTGTACGGCATGGGCGTCGAGGCGCTGCCCGACGCGTTCCCCGCGCTGTCGACGGGGCTGCACGAGGACCTGCCGCAGGCGGCGATGCACGCGCGGGTCGCCGCCCACCGGGCGTACCTCCACGCGTACCGCTGGACGAGCCTCGGCCTCGCGCTCGTCGAGGCGATGACCCTCGGCAGCCCGGTCCTCGTCCTCGCCACCACGGCGGCCGGGGAGTCCGTCCCGCCGGAGGCGGGTCTCGTGACGAGCGACGTCGACGCCCTCGCCCGGGCGGCCCGCGTCCTCGCCCACGACCACGAGGAGGCGGCGTGGCGCGGCAAGGCCGCGCGGGCGCACGCCCTCGACAGGTTCGGCATGGAGCGGTTCCACCGGGAGTGGGACCGGGTGCTGGAAGGAGCCGCATGA
- a CDS encoding sensor histidine kinase — MAAAVAATVASAGLDAGNDPALAAALTDGPAWPAGVSGSLLAVAGLLVLRRAPRHLLGWVLVVAGVHWAGDALAAAWLVRAVEPVLAGGDPLPGAAPAFWVFQRLGAWLLLTLPLLLLLFPDGRLPAGRAWRVGALASLAATCLLPLLLLVVPAAVADRAAGGAEGIGATALGPVDRDLTSLVGVPEPVWSAALGVAYAAVPLSLVVPFAALVQRYRRGGAEERRTLRWLLWAGLVATLVMLATLVLPDALTSAALVVAVGVCALAVAAGIVRPRVLDIDALLSGTVVYAALAVALVAVDLGVLTAAGALLSGGLGEREAAVLALAVVAAAYLPLRDRVFRLARRLVLGEREDPYRVVSRLAERLEAAPDVGQELRALVAAVADAFRLPYVGVVLDAPDGTSVEAHHGERAPGALAEQPLVYRGEPIGRLLLPAGTGGPRPGSRDARLLADVVRQGAAAARAALLAGQLQRHRELLVGAREEERRRLRRDLHDGLGPLLGAVVLRVDTARRLAAAGRTQEADATLREARDEVSGGLAEVRRLVHDLRPPALDDVGLVGALRQQASRLSAAPGGPEAAVVVEGAPEELPGLPAAVEVAALRVAGEALVNVARHADAQHVRVTLRRLPDALHVLVVDDGRGIRPDAPAGVGLLSLRERAAELGGTAHVACPSSGGTTVHVVLPTGPAPTTSPEPGPEPAAEANLSRETREVPS, encoded by the coding sequence GTGGCCGCCGCCGTCGCCGCCACGGTCGCGAGCGCCGGTCTCGACGCCGGCAACGACCCCGCGCTCGCCGCCGCGCTCACCGACGGCCCCGCGTGGCCCGCCGGCGTGTCCGGCAGCCTCCTGGCCGTCGCCGGGCTGCTCGTCCTGCGCCGGGCGCCCCGGCACCTGCTTGGGTGGGTGCTCGTCGTCGCCGGCGTGCACTGGGCCGGGGACGCCCTCGCCGCGGCGTGGCTCGTGCGGGCCGTCGAGCCGGTCCTCGCCGGTGGCGACCCGCTGCCCGGGGCGGCGCCGGCGTTCTGGGTGTTCCAGCGGCTCGGCGCGTGGCTCCTGCTGACGCTGCCGCTCCTGCTGCTCCTGTTCCCCGACGGCAGGCTGCCGGCAGGACGGGCGTGGCGGGTGGGCGCGCTCGCGAGCCTCGCCGCGACGTGCCTGCTGCCGCTGCTGCTGCTCGTCGTCCCGGCGGCGGTCGCCGACCGCGCCGCGGGCGGCGCGGAGGGGATCGGCGCGACGGCCCTCGGCCCGGTCGACCGCGACCTCACGAGCCTCGTCGGGGTGCCGGAGCCGGTGTGGTCGGCGGCGCTCGGCGTCGCGTACGCGGCGGTGCCCCTCAGCCTCGTCGTGCCGTTCGCGGCGCTCGTGCAGCGCTACCGGCGGGGCGGCGCGGAGGAGCGCCGCACGCTGCGGTGGCTGCTGTGGGCGGGTCTGGTCGCGACGCTCGTCATGCTCGCGACGCTCGTCCTGCCCGACGCCCTCACGTCCGCTGCGCTCGTGGTCGCCGTCGGGGTGTGCGCCCTCGCGGTCGCGGCCGGCATCGTCCGGCCGCGGGTGCTCGACATCGACGCGCTGCTGTCGGGCACCGTCGTCTACGCCGCCCTCGCCGTGGCGCTCGTCGCCGTCGACCTCGGGGTCCTCACCGCCGCCGGGGCGCTGCTGTCCGGCGGGCTGGGCGAGCGGGAGGCGGCGGTGCTCGCGCTCGCCGTCGTCGCCGCGGCCTACCTGCCGCTGCGCGACCGGGTGTTCCGGCTCGCCCGGCGCCTCGTCCTCGGCGAGCGGGAGGACCCGTACCGGGTGGTGTCGCGGCTGGCGGAGCGCCTCGAGGCGGCCCCGGACGTGGGCCAGGAGCTGCGGGCACTCGTGGCCGCGGTCGCGGACGCCTTCCGCCTGCCGTACGTCGGGGTCGTCCTCGACGCCCCCGACGGCACGTCGGTCGAGGCCCACCACGGGGAGCGGGCGCCGGGCGCGCTCGCCGAGCAGCCGCTGGTGTACCGCGGCGAGCCCATCGGACGGCTCCTGCTCCCGGCCGGCACCGGCGGGCCGAGGCCGGGCAGCCGGGACGCGCGGCTGCTCGCGGACGTCGTCCGGCAGGGCGCGGCCGCAGCGCGCGCCGCGCTGCTCGCCGGGCAGCTGCAGCGGCACCGCGAGCTGCTCGTGGGCGCGCGCGAGGAGGAGCGCCGCCGGCTGCGCCGAGACCTCCACGACGGTCTGGGACCGCTGCTCGGCGCCGTCGTCCTGCGGGTCGACACCGCACGGCGGCTCGCGGCGGCCGGGCGCACCCAGGAGGCGGACGCGACCCTGCGGGAGGCGCGGGACGAGGTCTCCGGCGGTCTCGCGGAGGTCCGGCGACTCGTGCACGACCTGCGCCCGCCCGCGCTCGACGACGTCGGTCTCGTGGGGGCGCTGCGGCAGCAGGCGAGCCGCCTCTCGGCGGCGCCCGGCGGTCCCGAGGCCGCAGTCGTCGTCGAGGGGGCACCGGAGGAGCTGCCCGGGCTGCCCGCGGCCGTCGAGGTCGCGGCCCTGCGGGTCGCGGGCGAGGCGCTCGTCAACGTGGCCCGGCACGCCGACGCGCAGCACGTGCGCGTCACGCTCCGCCGCCTGCCGGACGCCCTCCACGTCCTCGTGGTCGACGACGGGCGGGGCATCCGGCCCGACGCGCCCGCCGGCGTCGGGCTGCTGTCGCTGCGGGAGCGGGCGGCGGAGCTCGGCGGCACCGCGCACGTCGCGTGCCCGTCCTCCGGCGGCACCACGGTGCACGTCGTCCTCCCCACCGGCCCTGCCCCCACCACGAGCCCCGAGCCGGGCCCGGAGCCCGCTGCCGAGGCCAACCTGTCCCGCGAGACCCGCGAGGTGCCCTCGTGA
- a CDS encoding carbamoyltransferase family protein — translation MRVLGVNAVFHDPAAALVVDGEIVAAAEEERFNRRKHGKENVAFSGWEMPSAAARWCLERAGLTPSDVDAVAFSFDPALCEPAVQLGLDDPWDHLRQEYARRAPYLLATALPGLDPDRAHMVAHHVAHAASAALAGPYRTSACLVLDGRGERASHLSAHYVDGELTPLAAQRLPSSLGLLYEDLTAHLGFHRSSDEYKVMALASYGRPAHLDAFRELVRTTPDGGFVVEPVDWSSFAPARSRRESQEGRQVSRAHADLAATVQRRLEEVLLDLARWLHERTGERHLTMAGGTALNCVANAVVLRDGPFEDLWVQPAAGDAGTALGAALHVARAHGELGAPMTSAALGRSFSDDDVEAALTTARLPFERPASLAATVGAELAADRVVAWFQGRAEYGPRALGQRSLLAHPGRAENLERLNDIKGREQFRPVAPLVLLERAEDVMTGQVPSPFMLFVHEVHEQWRDLVPAVVHVDGTARAQTVDRRTQPLLAAVLEEFEARTGLPVLVNTSLNTAGRPIVDSPHDVLELFGSSPVDVLVVGPFVVRRWDVAPAEVTVPDVAPAEVATAALEGVA, via the coding sequence GTGCGGGTTCTCGGTGTCAACGCGGTCTTCCACGACCCGGCCGCCGCCCTCGTCGTCGACGGCGAGATCGTCGCCGCCGCCGAGGAGGAGCGCTTCAACCGGCGCAAGCACGGCAAGGAGAACGTCGCGTTCTCCGGCTGGGAGATGCCGTCGGCCGCCGCCCGGTGGTGCCTCGAGCGGGCCGGGCTCACCCCCTCCGACGTCGACGCCGTCGCCTTCTCCTTCGACCCGGCCCTGTGCGAGCCGGCGGTGCAGCTCGGGCTCGACGACCCGTGGGACCACCTGCGGCAGGAGTACGCCCGGCGCGCGCCGTACCTGCTCGCGACCGCGCTGCCGGGTCTCGACCCCGACCGGGCGCACATGGTCGCCCACCACGTCGCCCACGCCGCCTCGGCGGCCCTGGCCGGGCCGTACCGGACGAGCGCGTGCCTCGTGCTCGACGGGCGCGGCGAGCGGGCGAGCCACCTGTCGGCGCACTACGTCGACGGGGAGCTGACGCCCCTGGCGGCCCAGCGCCTGCCGTCGTCGCTCGGGCTGCTGTACGAGGACCTCACCGCGCACCTCGGCTTCCACCGCTCCAGCGACGAGTACAAGGTGATGGCGCTGGCCTCGTACGGCCGGCCCGCGCACCTCGACGCCTTCCGCGAGCTGGTGCGCACCACCCCGGACGGCGGGTTCGTCGTCGAGCCCGTCGACTGGTCGTCGTTCGCGCCCGCCCGGTCACGCCGGGAGTCCCAGGAGGGGCGGCAGGTGAGCCGGGCGCACGCCGACCTCGCCGCGACCGTCCAGCGCCGGCTCGAGGAGGTGCTCCTCGACCTCGCCCGCTGGCTCCACGAGCGCACGGGCGAGCGCCACCTCACGATGGCGGGCGGCACCGCGCTCAACTGCGTCGCCAACGCCGTCGTGCTGCGGGACGGTCCGTTCGAGGACCTGTGGGTGCAGCCGGCCGCCGGCGACGCCGGGACGGCGCTCGGCGCCGCGCTCCACGTCGCCCGAGCGCACGGCGAGCTCGGCGCCCCCATGACGAGCGCCGCACTGGGGCGCTCGTTCTCCGACGACGACGTCGAGGCCGCGCTCACCACGGCCCGCCTCCCGTTCGAGCGACCGGCGTCGCTGGCCGCCACCGTGGGCGCCGAGCTCGCCGCCGACCGCGTCGTCGCGTGGTTCCAGGGACGCGCCGAGTACGGGCCGAGGGCCCTCGGGCAGCGCTCGTTGCTCGCCCACCCCGGGCGGGCGGAGAACCTCGAGCGGCTCAACGACATCAAGGGCCGCGAGCAGTTCCGTCCCGTCGCCCCCCTCGTGCTGCTCGAGCGGGCCGAGGACGTGATGACGGGGCAGGTGCCGAGCCCGTTCATGCTGTTCGTCCACGAGGTCCACGAGCAGTGGCGGGACCTCGTGCCCGCAGTCGTCCACGTCGACGGGACCGCCCGCGCGCAGACCGTCGACCGTCGCACGCAGCCGCTGCTGGCGGCCGTCCTCGAGGAGTTCGAGGCGCGCACCGGGCTGCCGGTGCTCGTCAACACGAGCCTCAACACCGCCGGGCGGCCGATCGTCGACAGCCCGCACGACGTCCTCGAGCTGTTCGGCTCCTCCCCGGTCGACGTGCTCGTCGTCGGGCCGTTCGTCGTGCGCCGCTGGGACGTGGCGCCCGCGGAGGTGACGGTTCCCGACGTGGCGCCCGCGGAGGTGGCGACGGCGGCGCTCGAGGGCGTCGCGTGA
- a CDS encoding glycosyltransferase family 2 protein → MTHRSYGPATATRSSGDGPPPWTVVVMTRDRLPGLEGSLPHHEGPVVVVDNGSRDGTVEALAGREGVRVLALGENRGATARTVGARAAGTELVAFADDDSWWAPGALARAAEHFAAHPRLGLLAARVLVGPEERPDPVNAVMAASPLGRTRAGDVLPGPAVLGFLACGAVVRREAFLSVGGFDPVVFFRGEEERVALDLAAAGWACAYVDDVVAHHHPSSSRAPRPAALAEEARNDVLTAVMRRPWRVVVRRAVRAWRAGGPRRRGVAATLPRLPAALRARRRLPADVERQAALLDP, encoded by the coding sequence GTGACGCACCGGAGCTACGGACCGGCGACGGCGACGCGGTCGAGCGGGGACGGCCCGCCGCCGTGGACGGTCGTCGTCATGACGCGCGACAGGCTGCCCGGCCTCGAGGGGTCCCTGCCGCACCACGAGGGTCCCGTCGTGGTCGTGGACAACGGCTCCCGCGACGGCACGGTGGAGGCGCTCGCGGGCCGCGAGGGCGTCAGGGTGCTCGCGCTCGGCGAGAACCGGGGGGCGACCGCGCGGACGGTCGGTGCGCGGGCGGCCGGCACCGAGCTCGTCGCCTTCGCCGACGACGACTCGTGGTGGGCGCCCGGTGCCCTCGCCCGGGCCGCCGAGCACTTCGCCGCGCACCCGCGGCTCGGGCTGCTCGCCGCCCGGGTCCTCGTCGGACCCGAGGAGCGACCCGACCCCGTGAACGCGGTCATGGCCGCCTCCCCGCTGGGCCGTACGCGCGCCGGCGACGTGCTGCCCGGTCCCGCGGTCCTCGGCTTCCTCGCGTGCGGGGCGGTGGTACGGCGGGAGGCGTTCCTCTCCGTCGGCGGCTTCGACCCCGTCGTCTTCTTCCGGGGCGAGGAGGAGCGGGTCGCCCTCGACCTCGCCGCGGCCGGCTGGGCGTGCGCGTACGTCGACGACGTCGTCGCCCACCACCACCCGTCGTCCAGTCGCGCTCCCCGCCCGGCGGCGCTCGCGGAGGAGGCCCGCAACGACGTCCTCACCGCCGTGATGCGCCGGCCGTGGCGGGTGGTCGTGCGACGGGCGGTGCGGGCGTGGCGCGCGGGCGGGCCGCGCCGGCGCGGCGTGGCGGCGACGCTGCCCCGTCTCCCGGCCGCGCTGCGTGCCAGGCGCCGGCTGCCCGCGGACGTCGAACGGCAGGCCGCGCTGCTCGACCCGTGA
- a CDS encoding HAD-IIIA family hydrolase — protein sequence MSAAPAGAPTWAVVVPTVGRPSLDVLLHSLAAQPERPAAVVVVDDRDPAGDPAPLDVSAVPGARVLVGGGRGPAHARNVGWRAVAPAEAEWVVLVDDDVVLPDGWSTALVTDLTGLPDDVAGSQALLAVPPPPDRAPTDEERATLGLVGADWITAEMAYRRDALVEVGGMDERFPRAFREDADLALRVQQRGWRLVHGRRLGVHPLRPGRFASSLTRQRGAADDALMRSLHGPRWRERARCPRGRLPAHVAVVVAAATTLVGSLTRRRTAARSGALAWLALFLELLWRRASRGPRTPAELADMTLTTAALPFLATWHRAAGMLRHRGARPWCSPTTSGLRAVLFDRDGTLVHDVPYNGDPARVRPVAGAAAVVGRARAAGLAVGVVTNQSGIARGLLTREQVDAVDARVDALVGPFDTWQVCPHGPRDGCACRKPAPGMVKAAAEALGVPVESVAVVGDIGADVAAAEAAGAVGVLVPTSETRADEVRDARHTAPDLAAALDLLLAGVR from the coding sequence GTGAGCGCCGCACCGGCGGGCGCGCCGACGTGGGCCGTTGTCGTGCCCACGGTCGGGCGCCCGAGCCTGGACGTGCTCCTGCACTCCCTCGCGGCCCAGCCCGAGCGTCCCGCGGCCGTCGTCGTCGTCGACGACCGGGACCCTGCCGGCGACCCGGCCCCGCTCGACGTCTCCGCCGTGCCCGGTGCACGTGTCCTCGTCGGGGGCGGACGCGGGCCGGCGCACGCGCGCAACGTCGGGTGGCGGGCCGTCGCCCCGGCGGAGGCGGAGTGGGTCGTGCTCGTCGACGACGACGTCGTGCTGCCCGACGGGTGGTCGACGGCGCTGGTCACCGACCTCACCGGGCTGCCGGACGACGTCGCCGGCAGCCAGGCGCTCCTCGCGGTCCCCCCGCCCCCGGACCGCGCCCCCACCGACGAGGAACGCGCGACGCTCGGCCTCGTCGGGGCCGACTGGATCACCGCCGAGATGGCGTACCGGCGCGACGCCCTCGTCGAGGTCGGCGGCATGGACGAGCGGTTCCCGCGGGCCTTCCGGGAGGACGCCGACCTCGCCCTGCGGGTGCAGCAGCGAGGGTGGCGGCTCGTCCACGGGCGGCGCCTCGGCGTCCACCCGCTGCGCCCCGGCCGGTTCGCGAGCAGCCTCACCCGGCAGCGCGGCGCCGCCGACGACGCCCTCATGCGGAGCCTGCACGGGCCGCGGTGGCGGGAGCGCGCGCGGTGCCCGCGCGGCCGGCTCCCGGCCCACGTCGCGGTCGTCGTCGCCGCCGCCACGACGCTCGTCGGGTCGCTCACCCGGCGCCGGACCGCCGCCCGGTCGGGCGCCCTCGCGTGGCTGGCGCTGTTCCTCGAGCTGCTGTGGCGGCGCGCGTCGCGCGGGCCCCGCACCCCCGCCGAGCTCGCCGACATGACGCTGACGACCGCGGCGCTGCCGTTCCTCGCCACGTGGCACCGGGCGGCCGGGATGCTGCGCCACCGCGGCGCGCGCCCGTGGTGCAGCCCGACGACCTCCGGCCTCCGTGCGGTGCTCTTCGACCGGGACGGGACGCTCGTCCACGACGTGCCGTACAACGGCGACCCCGCCCGGGTGAGGCCGGTCGCGGGAGCAGCCGCGGTCGTCGGCCGGGCCCGCGCGGCCGGGCTCGCCGTCGGGGTCGTGACGAACCAGTCGGGCATCGCCCGCGGGCTGCTGACGCGGGAGCAGGTCGACGCCGTCGACGCCCGGGTCGACGCCCTCGTCGGCCCGTTCGACACGTGGCAGGTGTGCCCCCACGGCCCCCGCGACGGCTGCGCGTGCCGCAAGCCCGCCCCCGGCATGGTGAAGGCGGCGGCGGAGGCGCTCGGCGTCCCCGTCGAGAGCGTCGCCGTGGTCGGCGACATCGGCGCGGACGTCGCCGCCGCCGAGGCCGCGGGAGCGGTCGGCGTGCTGGTCCCGACCTCGGAAACCCGCGCCGACGAGGTCCGGGACGCGCGGCACACCGCCCCCGACCTCGCGGCGGCGCTCGACCTGCTGCTGGCGGGTGTCCGGTGA